Part of the candidate division WOR-3 bacterium genome is shown below.
TATAATTTTAATTGTCATTATATCTTCATAAATTTTTTTGCAGGATTCGCATATATTAATGTGTTTTTCAACTTCTTCTTTTTCTTTACTGTTTAGATATCCATCAATATAAAGGGAAATTTTATCAAGGAATTTCTTACAGGACATTTTTGAGCCTCCCTCTTAAATAAAATCTTGCCCTTGATATTCTTGATTTTACTGTTCCAATTGGTATTTTTAAAATTTTTGAAATTTCTTCATAGGAGTATCCATGGACATCTCTTAAAATGAATATATCTTTTAAAATAAGAGGCATTTTTTCTATCTCTTCTTCAATTTTTGATTTTAAAAGGTATATTTTAACAGGTTGAGTATTAATAAGGGGTTCTTTTTCTTCATCAAGGGGTATTTCTTTTTCCTTTTTCTTTTTTCTTAAATAGTCAATACTTTTATTTTTTGCCACTTTATATAAAAAAGCACTTGGATGTTTCACATTATCCATATTTTCATAAAATTTTATAAAGGTCTCCTGGACAATATCTTCTGAAATATCCCTGTCATAGACAATACTTTTTACATATCTTAAAAGTTTTTCTTTCATTTTACTATAAATTTCATTAAATTTTTTATCCTTCATATATTTTAAGACGATTTTTTTATATTAATGGTTCCATAATAAAAAATCAACTTTTATTAATTTATCTCAGAATTTTTATTGTTTTTAGAATTTTTTCTTCTCTCTCATGAGAAATTTTTAAAAAATATACTCCTCTTATATCAGGTAATAAAACAGGTATAATATAATTCCCAGGGGTTAAATTGTGGGATTTTTCTGAGAGTTTTTGGCCGAGAACATTTATTATTTCAATTTTTACAGTTTTTCTCTCAGGGATAGAGAGTTTTAAAAATAGTCT
Proteins encoded:
- a CDS encoding RNA polymerase sigma factor; its protein translation is MKDKKFNEIYSKMKEKLLRYVKSIVYDRDISEDIVQETFIKFYENMDNVKHPSAFLYKVAKNKSIDYLRKKKKEKEIPLDEEKEPLINTQPVKIYLLKSKIEEEIEKMPLILKDIFILRDVHGYSYEEISKILKIPIGTVKSRISRARFYLRGRLKNVL